Proteins from one Oncorhynchus gorbuscha isolate QuinsamMale2020 ecotype Even-year linkage group LG18, OgorEven_v1.0, whole genome shotgun sequence genomic window:
- the LOC124002627 gene encoding retinoic acid receptor gamma-A-like isoform X2: MFDCMEALGMAPRPLFDVSTQGACMLGKATPFFPGLDPFAWGGTASVQSVETQSTSSEEMVPSSPSPPPPPRIYKPCFVCQDKSSGYHYGVSSCEGCKGFFRRSIQKNMVYTCHRDKNCQINKVTRNRCQYCRLQKCFEVGMSKEAVRNDRNKKKKDVKEEVVLPESYELSGELEELVNKVSKAHKDTFPSLVQLGKYTTNSSADHRVQLDLGLWDKFSELSTKCIIKIVEFAKRLPGFTTLTIADQITLLKSACLDILMLRICTRYTPEQDTMTFSDGLTLNRTQMHNAGFGPLTELVFAFAGQLLPLEMDDTETGLLSAICLICGDRMDLEEPQKVDKLQEPLLEALKIYARRRRPNKPHLFPRMLMKVTDLRGISTKGAERAITLKMEIPGPMPPLIREMLENPEAFEDSSDSGDSASAAAPPAIQAIKKEREEEKSLEEEDEEDEWGDEDRERGADSDGEPWGEAAVAAGGSQKGATGRAQ, encoded by the exons ATGTTTGACTGTATGGAGGCTCTAGGGATGGCCCCTCGGCCGCTCTTCGACGTGTCCACTCAGGGGGCTTGTATGCTGGGCAAGGCCACCCCCTTCTTCCCTGGTCTGGACCCCTTTGCCTGGGGTGGGACAGCCAGTGTTCAGT CAGTAGAGACCCAGAGCACCAGCTCTGAGGAGATGGTGCCCAGTTCACCCTCTCCGCCCCCTCCTCCCCGCATCTACAAGCCTTGCTTCGTGTGCCAGGACAAGTCCTCTGGATACCACTATGGGGTCAGCTCATGTGAGGGCTGCAAG ggATTCTTCCGGCGCAGTATTCAGAAGAACATGGTGTATACCTGCCACCGAGACAAGAACTGTCAGATCAACAAGGTGACCCGTAACCGCTGTCAGTACTGCCGGCTGCAGAAGTGCTTTGAGGTCGGCATGTCCAAAGAAG CGGTGCGTAATGACAGgaacaagaagaagaaagatgtgaaggaggaggtggtgttgccGGAGAGCTATGAGCTCAGTGGAGAACTGGAGGAGCTAGTCAACAAAGTCAGCAAGGCCCACAAAGACACCTTCCCCTCACTCGTCCAGCTGGGCAAATATACTACA AACTCCAGTGCAGACCACCGTGTGCAGTTGGATCTGGGGCTGTGGGATAAGTTCAGTGAACTTTCCACCAAGTGCATCATCAAAATAGTGGAGTTTGCCAAGCGCCTGCCAGGCTTCACCACCCTCACCATCGCTGACCAGATCACACTTCTCAAATCAGCCTGTCTGGACATACTG ATGCTGAGGATCTGCACTCGCTACACTCCGGAGCAGGACACAATGACCTTCTCAGACGGGCTGACCCTGAACCGGACCCAGATGCATAACGCAGGCTTCGGCCCGCTCACAGAACTGGTGTTTGCCTTTGCTGGCCAGCTGCTGCCTCTGGAGATGGACGACACAGAGACTGGCCTCCTCAGTGCCATCTGCCTcatctgtggag ATCGTATGGACTTGGAGGAGCCCCAGAAGGTAGACAAGCTGCAGGAGCCCCTCCTGGAGGCCCTAAAGATCTACGCCCGCCGCAGACGCCCCAACAAGCCACATTTGTTCCCCCGTATGCTGATGAAGGTCACGGATCTCAGGGGCATCAGCACCAAGG gtgcAGAGAGGGCCATCACTCTGAAGATGGAGATCCCAGGCCCCATGCCTCCTCTGATCAGGGAGATGCTGGAGAACCCTGAAGCCTTTGAGGACAGCAGCGACTCTGGGGACAGCGCCTCCGCCGCCGCCCCCCCCGCCATCCAGGCcatcaagaaagagagagaggaggagaagagcctggaggaggaagatgaggaggacgaATGGGGGGatgaagatagggagagaggggcggACAGCGATGGGGAGCCTTGGGGGGAGGCTGCAGTGGCAGCAGGGGGGTCCCAGAAAGGAGCGACTGGGAGAGCCCAGTGA